The DNA segment AACTACTACCTCGGTGAAAACGCCCTGCAGTTCATGTTCGGCCGCAGTAAGGTCGCCCTGCTGACCTACCGTGGCATGGTACTGGCGCTGATCTGCTGGGGTTCGATGCAGAACCTGGGCACCGTGTTCGCCTTCGCCGACATCACCATGACCTGCCTGGCATTCGTCAACCTGACCGCCCTGGCCATGCTGATCAAAATCGGCCTGCGGGTGATGAAAGACTACGACGAGCAGCGCAAGGCCGGTATCGAGCAACCCGTGTTCGACGGTTCGAAGTTCACCGACCTGGACCTGGACCGCGCTTCGTGGCCTGCGGTCAAGGCCGCCGACAGCGTGCAAGCTACTGCCACCGCTGAAGGCTTGCAGACTCAACGCTGAGTCTCGCTGAGCGAACGACACATTCGCTGCCGTTCGCTGGCCCCCTTCTTGCTGCCGCTTCTGCTCCGCCTGAGCAAAGCGGCACGCTAATTTTCAGGAAACCGGATTTGCCGCCTGCCTCACAAGGCAATCGGCGCTATCCTGCCCGTTTCCAAATCCCTAACTCTAATAAGGAAATCGTTATGCCCGCCGTGCAAAACCTTCTCGTGCTCTATACCGGTGGCACGATTGGCATGCAGATGAGCGCCGACGGCCTGGCCCCGGCTTCCGGTTTTGAAGCACGCCTGCGTGCCCAGCAGGCTGAGCAACCGCAACAAGTGCCCGCGTGGACCTTCCGCGAGCTGCTACCGCTGATCGACAGCGCCAACATGAGTCAGAGCAACTGGCTGGCGATGGTCGCGGCGATCCAGCAGGGCGTAGAACAAGGGTGCGACGGCGTGCTGGTGCTGCATGGCACCGATACCCTGGCCTACAGCGCAGCGGCGCTGAGTTTCCTGCTGCTGGGCCTGCCAGTGCCAGTGGTACTGACCGGCTCGATGCTGCCGGCCGGCGCTGACAACAGCGATGCCTGGCCCAACCTGTTCGGTGCCCTGCAAGCCCTGCACGACGGTGTGCCAGCGGGCGTGCACTTGTATTTCAATGGTGCGCTGATGCACGGCGCCCGGGTCAGCAAGCTGCGCAGCGATGCCTTCGATGCCTTCCAGGTGATGCCGCGTCTGCGTCAGGGCGAGCACCTGGCCGAGTTGCCAGCGAGCATCGACTACCGCCAGCCGCGCGAAGCGGTCAATCTGCTCAGCCTGCCACTGGTTCCCGGCCTGCGCGCCGAACACCTGCGCGCCCTGCTGGGCAGCGGCGTACAGGGCCTGCTGCTGGAATGCTACGGCAGCGGCACCGGGCCTTCGGACAACGCCGAACTGCTCGAGGTACTGCGTCAGGCGCATGCCCAAGGCGTGGTGCTGGCCGCTATCAGCCAGTGTCCGCAAGGGCATGTGGAGTTTGGTGTGTACGCGGCGGGCAGCCAACTGGCCTCGGCCGGCTTGGTGTCTGGCGGTGGCATGACCCGCGAAGCAGCGCTGGGCAAACTGTTTGCGCTGATTGGCGCGGGGTTGACGCAGAAAGAGGTTGAGCAGTTGTTTGTGCTGGACTTGTGTGGCGAGCGTAGCGAGTGAGGGGTCATTGATTTACATCGATGCCCCGGTGGGAGCAGCCGGCCGGCGCTCCGGTTGCTCGTGAAGAGGCCAGTAAAGTCACAGCATCTACTGCGAATGTGCGGCAGTCTTCGCGACCAAGGTCGCTCCCACAAAGGCATGCTGCGCGACAGCGCGGCCGAGGCGGCGGGCGATCTCCTACAGGCAACGGGTCACGTGCTTGACCGACTGATACGCTGCCAGCCCCCACGGCCCCAGCTCGCGGCCGATGCCGCTGGCCTTGGTGCCGCCCCAGGAGGTTTCGACAAACACCGCCTGGACCGAGTTGATCCACACATGCCCCACTTCCAGCGCATCGGCGACCCGCTCGGCACGTTCGAGGTCTGCGCTGGCCACCGTGGCAACCAGGCCGAAGCGGCTGTCATTGGCCAGGGCAATGGCCTGTTGTTCGGTGCTGAAACGCCGGGTGCACAACACCGGGCCGAAGATTTCTTCCTGCCACAGGCGGCTGCTGTCTGGCACGTCGACATACAGCGTCGGGCTGACGAACCAGCCGGCGCGCTGCGGCACTGAACCACCGGCCAGGCACTGCAACCCCTCGTTACGGGCAATCGCCAGATACTCAGTAACCTTTTGCCATTGCGCCTCGCTGGTCAGCGGGCCCATGTCGATGTCTTCGGTCAGCGGGTTACCCACACGCAACGCAGCAAAGGCCGCCTGCAAGCGCGGAATCAACGCTTCGGCAATGCCGTCCTGAATCAACAAGCGCGAGGTGGCCGAACACATTTGCCCGGCGTTCCAGCAGATCCCTGCAACGATCCAGTCGACGGCCTGGTCCGGGTCGCAATCATCGAACACGATAAATGCCGACTTGCCACCCAGTTCCAGGGTCACCGGTCGGCAATAAGCAGCAGCGCTGCGCATCACCTGGCTGCCGACGCCGTTGCTGCCGGTGAACGACAGCTTGTCGAGGCCGCGGTGCTCGCTGAGCGCCGCGCCGGTGGCGGCCTTGCCGGTAACGATGTTCAAAACGCCGACGGGCAAGCCAAGTTGCTCGGCGATCTGGCCGTAGGTCTGCTCGATCAACGGGGTGATTTCCGACGGTTTGAGCACCACGGTGCAGCCCGCCGCCAAGGCCGGGGCGAGCTTCCAGGCGCTGGTGACCAGCGGGAAATTCCACGGCACGATCAGGCCCACCACACCCACCGGCTCCAGGCGGGTGCGCGCAGTGAAGCCCGGTGCCGCCAACTCGACCTGGCGGTCGGCGGGCTGGGTTTCGATCAGGTTGGCGTAGTAGTTGAAGGTCGCCACGGCATCGTCGAGATCCACCTCGGCCTCATGCCGGGGTTTGCCGTTGTTGCGCATTTGCAGGGTGATCAAGGCTTCACGGCGCTGAGTCAGTTGCCCGGCAAACTGGCGCAGGATGGCGGCGCGCTCGGCAACCGGCGTGGCCTTCCAGCCCGGCAAGGCCAAACGGGCGGCGGCGACCGCCTGATCGACCTGGGCGGCGCTGGCCGAGATCAGCTCGGCGATGGGCTGACCGAGCGCCGGGTCGTGTACCACAAGGACGTCATCGCCCTCGCCGGTCAGCCACTGGCCGTTGATGTAATGAGGGGTGTGCATGGTCAGTCTTTCCAGAGTGTGAAATGGAATGCGCGTTGTAGGAGCGGCTTCAGCCGCGAAGGCTTCGCCGCTAACGCAGATCACCGCCCGGTCGCTCCTGCAGGGTCAAGCCGATATCAAGGCGCAAACGGCGGTGCCTGGTTGATTTCGATAATCAACGGTCGATCACTCGGCGCTTCGCGCAGCAGCGCTTGTAAATGCGCATGGTCGCGGGCGCGTTCGGCGGCGCAGCCGAAGCCGCGGGCGATGGTCAGAAAATCAGGGGTATAGATATCCACGCCCAACGGGGTGATGTCGCGGCGCTGCATGTAGCTTTTGATCTCGCCATAGCCCTGGTTATTCCACAGCAGCACGATGATCGCGACCTGCGCCTCCACGGCGCTGGCCAGTTCCGGCAGGCTGAACTGCATGCCGCCGTCGCCCATCAGGCTGATCACCGGTCGCCCCGGCTCGGCCAGTTTGGCGCCTATGGCGGCCGGCAGGCCGT comes from the Pseudomonas sp. StFLB209 genome and includes:
- a CDS encoding asparaginase, with protein sequence MPAVQNLLVLYTGGTIGMQMSADGLAPASGFEARLRAQQAEQPQQVPAWTFRELLPLIDSANMSQSNWLAMVAAIQQGVEQGCDGVLVLHGTDTLAYSAAALSFLLLGLPVPVVLTGSMLPAGADNSDAWPNLFGALQALHDGVPAGVHLYFNGALMHGARVSKLRSDAFDAFQVMPRLRQGEHLAELPASIDYRQPREAVNLLSLPLVPGLRAEHLRALLGSGVQGLLLECYGSGTGPSDNAELLEVLRQAHAQGVVLAAISQCPQGHVEFGVYAAGSQLASAGLVSGGGMTREAALGKLFALIGAGLTQKEVEQLFVLDLCGERSE
- a CDS encoding aldehyde dehydrogenase family protein, translated to MHTPHYINGQWLTGEGDDVLVVHDPALGQPIAELISASAAQVDQAVAAARLALPGWKATPVAERAAILRQFAGQLTQRREALITLQMRNNGKPRHEAEVDLDDAVATFNYYANLIETQPADRQVELAAPGFTARTRLEPVGVVGLIVPWNFPLVTSAWKLAPALAAGCTVVLKPSEITPLIEQTYGQIAEQLGLPVGVLNIVTGKAATGAALSEHRGLDKLSFTGSNGVGSQVMRSAAAYCRPVTLELGGKSAFIVFDDCDPDQAVDWIVAGICWNAGQMCSATSRLLIQDGIAEALIPRLQAAFAALRVGNPLTEDIDMGPLTSEAQWQKVTEYLAIARNEGLQCLAGGSVPQRAGWFVSPTLYVDVPDSSRLWQEEIFGPVLCTRRFSTEQQAIALANDSRFGLVATVASADLERAERVADALEVGHVWINSVQAVFVETSWGGTKASGIGRELGPWGLAAYQSVKHVTRCL